A window of the Vibrio pomeroyi genome harbors these coding sequences:
- a CDS encoding AraC family transcriptional regulator — protein MENKKRSKEKAEYKITEELGGLEILNAEYEKQNFSRHSHEGYTLGVIEQGAQRFYRTGGHHIAPQDAIILVNADEVHSGHSATEGGWAYRAMYPLPEQLAKITQELNLPNYGAPYFPRAVVEDPELANQLRLVFNAIDESDNRLLRETLMYGMLVKLISRHGKSSLKPQLDGKTQRQLVLVKEFLDDFPQADVSLEELSKLAALSPFHLVRSFQKEFGLPPHAYQIQSRLRLSRKLLKQGHTISDTAQECGFHDQSHFHRHFKKANGYTPGQYIKML, from the coding sequence ATGGAGAACAAGAAACGCTCTAAAGAAAAGGCCGAATATAAGATCACAGAAGAACTCGGTGGCCTTGAAATCCTGAATGCTGAATACGAAAAGCAGAACTTCTCTCGCCACAGCCACGAGGGCTACACACTTGGTGTTATTGAGCAGGGTGCTCAACGTTTTTATCGTACGGGCGGGCATCATATCGCACCACAAGATGCCATCATTCTGGTCAATGCCGACGAAGTTCACAGTGGACACTCTGCCACTGAAGGTGGTTGGGCGTATCGCGCAATGTATCCACTTCCAGAACAACTCGCCAAAATCACTCAAGAGCTTAATTTACCCAATTACGGCGCGCCTTATTTCCCAAGAGCGGTGGTTGAAGATCCTGAGCTCGCTAATCAGTTGAGGTTGGTGTTCAACGCGATTGATGAATCGGATAATCGCCTGTTACGCGAAACCTTGATGTACGGAATGTTGGTTAAGCTGATTAGCCGACATGGGAAATCGAGCCTTAAACCCCAATTAGATGGCAAAACTCAGCGTCAGCTTGTTCTGGTGAAAGAGTTTTTAGATGATTTTCCGCAGGCCGATGTCTCCCTAGAGGAACTCTCTAAGCTGGCTGCTTTAAGCCCGTTTCATTTAGTGCGCTCTTTCCAAAAAGAGTTTGGTCTTCCGCCGCACGCATATCAGATCCAATCTCGGTTGAGGCTTTCTCGCAAGTTATTGAAGCAAGGGCATACGATTTCAGATACCGCGCAAGAGTGTGGCTTTCATGATCAAAGCCATTTTCATCGACACTTTAAAAAAGCCAACGGCTACACGCCGGGGCAATACATTAAAATGCTCTAA
- a CDS encoding AzlC family ABC transporter permease: MDNQKMDRRTQLWKGVLAGMPLSIAVIPWGILAGSYAIDAGLNQLQAQAMSAILFAGSAQLVAAGMFKAGIGLGTMLLTTLFITSRHFLYSVSMRDKISHLPARWRLLLGFWLTDELFAICSGQSQQEFNRWYAAGVGGGFYLVWNIASFVGIVAGSQIPSLNEIGLDFAVAATFIALVFPLIRTLPVVVCVVVSLVTSVAMSVNNVEGGLMIAAIAGMLAGFFSESFQERNNGNKPIAEGK; encoded by the coding sequence ATGGATAATCAAAAGATGGATAGGCGCACTCAGTTATGGAAGGGCGTTTTAGCTGGAATGCCGCTGAGTATCGCCGTGATCCCGTGGGGAATTCTCGCGGGCTCATACGCGATAGACGCTGGATTGAATCAACTGCAAGCACAAGCGATGTCAGCGATTCTGTTCGCAGGCTCGGCGCAACTGGTCGCAGCGGGTATGTTCAAAGCGGGTATTGGCCTTGGCACTATGTTGCTGACCACGCTGTTCATCACCTCAAGGCACTTTTTATACAGTGTATCGATGCGCGACAAAATCAGTCATCTTCCGGCTCGCTGGCGTCTATTACTCGGTTTTTGGCTCACTGACGAACTGTTTGCGATATGCAGTGGGCAATCTCAACAAGAGTTTAATCGTTGGTACGCGGCGGGTGTAGGAGGCGGTTTTTATCTGGTTTGGAATATCGCGAGCTTCGTTGGCATTGTCGCAGGAAGCCAAATCCCGTCACTCAATGAAATCGGTCTCGACTTCGCGGTAGCTGCGACGTTTATCGCGTTGGTATTCCCGTTAATCAGAACATTGCCTGTAGTTGTATGTGTGGTGGTTTCTCTGGTTACATCGGTTGCTATGTCGGTCAACAACGTTGAAGGTGGACTCATGATTGCAGCGATTGCTGGCATGTTAGCGGGCTTTTTCAGTGAGTCGTTTCAAGAGCGAAACAATGGCAACAAGCCCATCGCAGAAGGGAAATAG
- a CDS encoding AzlD domain-containing protein codes for MIWLTILLMTAIVFFSRYLFLEPAIPLRLNQTARRLLRYSSPAVLTAIWGPIVFAPEQTLWPSLENPYLIGAVVTGLLIWKTGNVLLTIGVSMAVFLFYNLVAVEYLFS; via the coding sequence ATGATTTGGTTAACGATATTACTCATGACAGCGATTGTGTTCTTTAGCCGGTATCTGTTTCTTGAGCCTGCCATTCCACTTCGATTAAACCAAACAGCGCGACGTTTGCTACGTTATTCAAGCCCCGCAGTGCTGACTGCGATTTGGGGGCCGATTGTGTTTGCACCAGAACAAACACTTTGGCCAAGCCTAGAGAACCCATACCTGATTGGAGCGGTGGTGACAGGTCTGTTGATATGGAAAACGGGTAATGTGTTACTAACGATCGGTGTCAGCATGGCGGTGTTCTTGTTCTACAATCTTGTCGCGGTTGAATATCTTTTTTCTTGA
- a CDS encoding NIPSNAP family protein, which translates to MITCYVRYVIDPKKIKEFETYAKMWIPLVAKFGGQHNGYFLPSEGANNIALALFSFDSLAAYEEYRTQSLNDPECIKAFEFADEVDCIVSYERSFFRPVFD; encoded by the coding sequence ATGATTACTTGTTATGTTCGATATGTGATTGATCCTAAAAAGATAAAGGAGTTCGAGACCTACGCAAAAATGTGGATTCCTTTAGTGGCTAAATTTGGCGGTCAACACAATGGTTACTTTTTGCCATCAGAGGGAGCGAACAATATCGCGTTAGCACTATTCTCTTTTGATAGTTTGGCGGCTTATGAAGAGTATCGTACTCAGTCGCTAAATGATCCTGAGTGTATCAAAGCCTTCGAATTTGCTGATGAGGTCGATTGTATTGTTAGTTATGAACGTAGCTTCTTTAGACCTGTTTTTGACTGA
- a CDS encoding ribonuclease H family protein, whose amino-acid sequence MAKKYYVVWKGRTPGIFTTWNECKSQVDGFAGARYKSFPTLGEAESAFGGKASSASQSSSGAKPAFAKPRTATKAKVPPLSQQQITDMPFDIKIFTDGACEPNPGEAGTGLAVYLQNELTELWYGLYQPMGTNNTAELQGLKQAFILAQEKLRAGLSVAIYCDSKYSIDCITKWASGWEKKGWTKSGGEIKNLDIIKPAYALYQELASQITIHHVNGHVGIEGNELADRMSIVAISSKEQNLSRYSDTDDLTEILALRAG is encoded by the coding sequence TTGGCTAAGAAGTATTATGTGGTTTGGAAAGGTCGTACACCGGGTATTTTTACCACTTGGAATGAGTGTAAGTCGCAAGTTGATGGTTTTGCTGGTGCGAGATATAAATCGTTTCCAACATTAGGCGAAGCTGAGTCTGCTTTCGGTGGTAAAGCGTCTTCTGCATCTCAGTCGAGTTCAGGTGCTAAGCCTGCATTTGCGAAGCCACGTACAGCCACTAAAGCGAAGGTTCCGCCTCTTTCTCAGCAGCAAATTACGGATATGCCTTTTGACATCAAGATCTTTACCGATGGTGCCTGTGAGCCAAACCCTGGTGAAGCAGGAACGGGGTTAGCGGTCTACTTGCAGAATGAGCTAACCGAGTTGTGGTATGGCTTGTATCAACCGATGGGCACGAACAATACCGCAGAGCTTCAAGGCTTAAAGCAAGCCTTCATCCTCGCGCAAGAAAAGCTCCGAGCGGGTTTATCTGTGGCGATTTATTGTGACTCGAAATACTCGATAGACTGCATTACTAAGTGGGCATCAGGTTGGGAGAAAAAAGGTTGGACGAAGTCGGGAGGCGAGATCAAAAACCTCGATATCATCAAGCCTGCTTATGCGCTTTATCAAGAACTCGCTTCTCAAATTACCATCCACCACGTTAATGGTCACGTAGGTATTGAAGGCAACGAACTGGCCGACCGCATGTCTATTGTGGCGATTTCTTCTAAAGAGCAGAACCTGAGTCGATATTCAGACACTGACGATCTCACTGAAATCTTAGCTTTGCGCGCCGGATAA
- a CDS encoding glycosyltransferase, giving the protein MKKVAFVAPTYPVLSETFIQTEVESVKACGHDVCVMTFKIENSEKQFDYDIVEIGKNVRMGKIPSINWLGFIKAVSFVSKQNSMPKRSLFVYGFKLALQLAEKEIDHVHAHFCQHTTAHAIVAAKLLNITCSFVAHGHDVYEFSYDIEHKISSSDFVVAVCKDMLTDFNNMAKGNIKLLHCGVNTNQFKLQPKTDTKLLRLVFLGRLVEQKGIHYLIDALAPIAQPLNIHLDIVGTGDMEQQLKTQVDQHGLTQNVTFLGAQPHEWVKENLPNYDSLIAPFCFSETGCVDTGPLVLKEAMAVGTPVITTNIMGCKEIVTPETGFLVNEKSVEELRETIERFAQLSSNDKTEMGMKARTRVEQNFNSFKQAQQLSHWIENPA; this is encoded by the coding sequence ATGAAGAAAGTAGCATTTGTGGCGCCAACCTACCCAGTACTCAGTGAGACATTCATTCAAACAGAAGTCGAGTCTGTGAAAGCTTGTGGGCATGATGTTTGTGTAATGACGTTCAAAATTGAAAACAGCGAAAAGCAGTTCGACTACGACATTGTCGAAATAGGTAAGAATGTACGGATGGGTAAAATCCCCAGCATTAACTGGCTAGGGTTCATCAAGGCTGTTTCATTTGTCTCCAAGCAAAACAGCATGCCCAAAAGATCGCTTTTCGTTTATGGCTTTAAACTGGCTCTGCAACTAGCAGAAAAAGAGATCGACCATGTTCATGCACACTTCTGCCAACACACAACCGCGCATGCCATTGTTGCCGCGAAACTTCTCAACATTACTTGCTCGTTTGTCGCCCACGGACACGATGTATACGAGTTTTCTTATGATATTGAACACAAGATTTCATCGAGCGATTTCGTGGTAGCGGTCTGTAAAGACATGCTCACCGATTTCAATAACATGGCAAAAGGCAACATCAAACTGCTGCATTGTGGTGTGAACACCAACCAATTTAAGCTGCAACCCAAAACGGATACCAAGCTTCTGCGCCTTGTGTTCCTTGGCCGACTCGTCGAGCAAAAAGGCATTCATTACTTGATAGACGCGTTGGCACCGATTGCTCAACCTCTGAATATCCACTTGGACATCGTTGGGACTGGGGACATGGAGCAGCAATTGAAAACCCAAGTAGATCAACACGGGCTAACTCAAAATGTCACCTTTCTTGGCGCACAACCTCACGAATGGGTAAAAGAAAACCTACCCAATTACGATAGCCTAATCGCCCCATTCTGTTTTTCAGAAACAGGCTGTGTCGACACAGGGCCACTCGTATTAAAAGAAGCGATGGCTGTTGGTACGCCTGTAATCACGACCAACATTATGGGGTGTAAGGAGATTGTCACGCCAGAGACTGGATTTTTGGTCAATGAGAAAAGTGTCGAGGAATTAAGAGAAACCATTGAGCGTTTTGCACAGCTCAGCAGCAACGACAAAACAGAAATGGGGATGAAGGCAAGAACAAGAGTCGAGCAGAACTTCAATTCATTTAAGCAGGCACAGCAGCTGTCTCACTGGATAGAAAACCCAGCTTAA
- a CDS encoding glycosyltransferase family 2 protein, with amino-acid sequence MAKVSIIIPTYNCLDYLPKAIGSVLKQTHQDVELIIIDDNSNDGTSTYLATIHDERIIKVSTLGVGAPQARNLGIEKATGEYIAFLDADDFWLPEKIERQLEFHERYPDLAMSFTNYEHLTEDYEVIVDCFSYWSQFQDQDELFINIENPLEFIIENNVIGTSTVMVKAEVFSKTDSFNADIKYGEDWELWLRMSENHQIGVLNSVQVGYLMRATSVTQTENLKLRNLQSIESILQRYQDDSESWNLPQSSFNIAKARILEGYADYYRGLQQNRQAIAYSFRSLVMSPQKRTLRHLIGDCKSFLKPAW; translated from the coding sequence ATGGCTAAAGTAAGTATCATTATTCCTACCTACAACTGTTTAGACTATCTACCGAAAGCGATCGGTAGTGTGCTTAAACAGACTCATCAAGATGTCGAACTGATCATTATTGACGACAACAGCAACGATGGGACGTCGACCTATCTTGCGACGATACACGACGAACGCATTATTAAGGTATCGACCTTAGGTGTTGGCGCGCCTCAAGCTAGAAATCTTGGTATTGAGAAAGCGACCGGAGAGTACATCGCATTTTTAGATGCGGATGACTTTTGGCTCCCAGAAAAAATCGAACGCCAACTTGAGTTTCATGAGCGATACCCTGATCTGGCGATGAGCTTTACCAATTACGAACACCTAACTGAAGATTACGAAGTCATTGTTGACTGCTTTAGTTATTGGTCACAATTTCAAGACCAAGACGAGTTGTTCATCAATATAGAAAACCCTTTAGAGTTCATTATCGAAAACAACGTGATTGGGACCTCGACCGTCATGGTCAAGGCTGAGGTGTTCTCTAAAACAGACAGCTTTAATGCAGACATCAAGTACGGTGAAGATTGGGAGTTATGGCTCCGAATGAGTGAAAATCATCAGATAGGTGTGCTGAACTCGGTGCAGGTTGGGTACTTGATGAGAGCCACCTCAGTGACCCAAACTGAAAATCTCAAACTTAGGAACTTGCAGTCCATAGAATCCATTCTTCAACGCTATCAAGACGATAGCGAAAGTTGGAACCTACCGCAGTCTAGCTTCAATATTGCCAAGGCGAGAATACTTGAAGGTTATGCTGACTATTATCGAGGTTTACAACAGAACAGACAGGCTATTGCCTACAGTTTCCGTTCTTTGGTCATGTCACCTCAAAAACGCACATTGCGACACCTAATTGGAGACTGTAAAAGTTTCCTAAAGCCAGCTTGGTAA
- a CDS encoding lipopolysaccharide biosynthesis protein produces MGSLKQSAYYAIGILMMKGISLVMIPYITHNMTLAEYGSLEAIVLLADIGTILFSFGIVDAMYRYVGVAEGDEKRKLVSNCFTLSVLVCVLGGALIALSMPLLILMLPVEFQPYQILLLLIPTMLDGAISIPLTLMRMNAMAKRFCMLNVLKAGVQAIMTFVLLEAGYGIDGVLISAAVSSVLLMVCLVRYQWQEMGSFGCFKYSAKILKFGLPVLVGGASMYMIMGLDRWVMASFVGVEELAIYAVSGKFALILGLLLQPYALWWFPNRVAMLQQPGGSKLCADRALVGVNLAIVLGSLMILTVPGFISLILPSSYQYAGTIVVALLAISVIKNAGDYLNLGCFSGDSSQSQMWIQGGCAVLAAIGYFTVTPIYGVWGVVVVLCATYVVRLMLLYVVSQAMEQLPYEHSKWVTAVSIALVAIASDQLLGLVLVDVHDFILGTAVGLITLVAFVKYSVIVVPQALLDKLMLGKQSHAN; encoded by the coding sequence ATGGGTTCACTAAAGCAGTCGGCTTATTACGCCATCGGCATATTAATGATGAAAGGGATCTCATTGGTGATGATCCCGTACATTACGCACAATATGACGTTGGCAGAATATGGTTCCTTAGAAGCCATCGTCTTGCTGGCAGACATTGGGACGATATTGTTCAGCTTCGGTATTGTCGATGCCATGTATCGTTATGTGGGTGTCGCCGAAGGTGATGAAAAGCGAAAGCTCGTCTCGAACTGCTTCACATTGAGTGTGTTGGTGTGCGTGCTTGGGGGCGCCTTGATTGCCCTCAGTATGCCGTTGTTAATCTTAATGTTGCCTGTTGAATTCCAGCCTTACCAGATACTGCTTCTGCTTATTCCTACCATGCTCGATGGGGCGATTTCTATCCCGCTAACGCTGATGCGAATGAACGCGATGGCGAAACGTTTTTGCATGCTCAATGTTTTGAAAGCCGGTGTTCAAGCCATCATGACTTTTGTTCTACTTGAGGCTGGATATGGTATAGATGGTGTGTTGATTTCAGCTGCGGTATCCAGTGTGTTGCTAATGGTTTGCTTGGTGCGTTATCAATGGCAAGAGATGGGATCTTTTGGTTGCTTCAAATACTCAGCGAAGATCTTAAAATTCGGACTGCCCGTTTTGGTTGGCGGGGCATCAATGTATATGATCATGGGGCTCGACCGCTGGGTGATGGCAAGCTTCGTCGGTGTCGAAGAACTCGCGATTTATGCGGTTAGCGGAAAGTTCGCGTTGATTCTTGGTTTGTTGCTACAGCCTTACGCGCTTTGGTGGTTTCCAAACCGTGTCGCTATGCTTCAACAGCCGGGTGGCAGCAAATTGTGCGCCGATAGGGCGTTGGTCGGAGTGAACCTCGCTATTGTTTTAGGTTCGTTGATGATTCTAACGGTACCCGGATTTATATCTCTCATTTTACCGAGCAGTTATCAATACGCGGGGACCATTGTTGTTGCGCTGCTTGCGATTAGCGTTATCAAAAATGCAGGTGATTATTTGAATCTGGGTTGTTTTAGCGGTGATTCAAGCCAATCTCAAATGTGGATTCAAGGTGGATGTGCTGTCTTAGCGGCCATTGGTTATTTCACAGTGACGCCTATTTATGGCGTGTGGGGTGTTGTCGTGGTTCTTTGTGCAACTTATGTTGTGCGACTCATGCTTCTGTATGTTGTAAGCCAAGCGATGGAACAATTACCTTATGAACACAGCAAGTGGGTAACCGCAGTCAGCATCGCATTAGTGGCGATAGCGAGTGATCAACTTCTGGGATTGGTGTTGGTTGATGTCCATGACTTTATCCTTGGGACGGCTGTTGGTCTAATTACGCTGGTGGCCTTTGTGAAATACTCTGTGATCGTTGTCCCGCAAGCTCTGCTCGACAAGTTGATGCTGGGAAAGCAGTCTCACGCAAATTGA
- a CDS encoding LysE family translocator — translation MEIWKLLLFIPACFALNMTPGPNNLLSMNNARCYGFQAALVAGLGRITAFSGMIALAASGLAVVLYTSETLFFLIKLFGAMYLLWIAYNLWRSQASPVADIERNKNWFGLVKQEFALAAGNPKAILIFTAFLPQFVDVTANVNTQFFILGSTFLVLEMLAISIYAAFGLYLRNWFSKPQMAKRFNKACSVFLALSGANLLVSRQ, via the coding sequence ATGGAAATCTGGAAGTTACTGCTGTTTATCCCGGCTTGTTTTGCGCTCAATATGACCCCGGGCCCCAACAATTTGTTATCAATGAACAACGCTCGTTGTTATGGATTTCAAGCGGCTCTAGTCGCGGGGTTAGGTCGAATTACAGCATTTTCTGGCATGATCGCGCTAGCTGCATCGGGTTTGGCTGTTGTTCTTTATACTTCTGAAACCTTGTTCTTTCTTATCAAGCTTTTTGGTGCAATGTACCTGCTGTGGATTGCGTACAACCTATGGCGTTCACAAGCCAGCCCAGTAGCAGACATTGAACGTAATAAGAATTGGTTTGGCCTTGTTAAACAAGAATTCGCACTGGCCGCTGGTAATCCAAAAGCAATACTTATTTTTACTGCGTTCCTACCTCAATTCGTTGATGTTACCGCGAATGTGAACACACAATTCTTTATCTTAGGAAGCACCTTCTTAGTGTTAGAAATGCTCGCGATTTCTATCTACGCTGCATTTGGCTTATACCTCAGAAACTGGTTCTCCAAGCCACAAATGGCAAAACGTTTCAACAAAGCGTGCTCGGTTTTTCTTGCCTTATCTGGCGCCAATCTGTTGGTTAGTCGACAGTAA
- a CDS encoding GNAT family N-acetyltransferase produces MNIVCAEKQELADIYQLEHALFGDHAYPQFFFRQAFDCWGKGLLVAKQESKIAGYALMTTTDKQHEFWILSLAVDPNYRGMGIGRKLMQHAIAQLPQESKLLLTVDPNNASACALYASMGFVTITQEENYFGDDEARLVMQLII; encoded by the coding sequence ATGAATATTGTCTGTGCGGAAAAACAAGAACTGGCTGATATCTATCAGCTTGAACATGCTTTGTTTGGCGACCATGCCTATCCGCAGTTTTTCTTTCGTCAGGCATTTGATTGCTGGGGCAAAGGCTTATTGGTTGCTAAGCAAGAATCTAAGATTGCGGGCTATGCTTTGATGACAACCACAGATAAGCAGCATGAGTTTTGGATATTATCATTGGCGGTGGATCCGAATTATCGTGGGATGGGGATTGGCCGAAAACTGATGCAGCATGCAATAGCGCAACTTCCTCAAGAGTCTAAGCTACTACTAACTGTGGATCCAAATAACGCATCGGCTTGTGCGCTTTACGCATCGATGGGGTTCGTTACTATTACGCAAGAAGAAAACTACTTTGGTGATGATGAGGCAAGACTGGTGATGCAGCTCATCATCTAG
- a CDS encoding DUF3429 domain-containing protein: MRADYMATTQTRNTMAKLGYMGLVPFLFGLLLSLTDSQFIGISGETLFITYSVVILSFLSGILWGNGIENFESQTSNKALILSNVIVLIAWLAVLLGEQKEFLTTLILILGYIAVWRAERAMREENQSEGPDGYFDMRTRLTSSVVLMHGIVMLT, from the coding sequence ATGAGGGCGGATTACATGGCGACAACTCAAACCCGTAACACCATGGCCAAGTTGGGGTACATGGGGTTAGTCCCTTTTCTATTCGGCCTACTGCTGTCTCTGACCGACAGCCAATTCATCGGAATAAGTGGGGAAACGCTATTCATCACCTACAGCGTGGTTATCTTGAGTTTTCTTTCAGGAATCTTGTGGGGAAATGGCATCGAAAACTTCGAAAGCCAAACCAGTAACAAGGCGCTAATTCTCAGCAACGTGATTGTATTAATCGCATGGTTGGCAGTGTTGCTTGGAGAGCAAAAAGAGTTTCTCACTACTCTGATTCTCATCCTTGGATATATTGCGGTTTGGCGAGCAGAAAGAGCTATGAGAGAAGAGAACCAAAGTGAAGGTCCTGATGGATACTTTGACATGAGAACTCGGCTCACCTCTAGCGTGGTATTGATGCACGGTATCGTGATGCTAACATAG
- a CDS encoding glutathione peroxidase, with amino-acid sequence MKCSLLCSTVLITSLTSSIAFAASCPEILNGKQRLLNSTEEIALCDEFQGKTLLVVNTASQCGFTPQFEQLEQLHQTYKDQGFTVIGFPSNDFRQDKGSEEKSAKVCYLDYGVTFPMMARASLSGTSANPVFAEIQQQAGVTPKWNFYKFLISKEGKVVATFPSSISPVSATLKNAIEQQL; translated from the coding sequence ATGAAATGTTCACTACTTTGCTCAACCGTATTGATTACCAGCCTAACAAGCTCTATCGCTTTTGCAGCGAGTTGCCCCGAGATACTTAATGGCAAACAACGCTTGTTAAACTCAACCGAAGAAATCGCCCTGTGTGATGAATTTCAAGGCAAGACTTTGTTAGTGGTTAATACGGCAAGCCAATGTGGCTTTACTCCGCAATTTGAGCAGCTCGAGCAACTTCATCAAACCTATAAAGACCAAGGATTCACGGTTATCGGTTTTCCAAGTAATGATTTTCGCCAAGACAAGGGAAGCGAAGAGAAATCAGCTAAAGTCTGTTACCTCGACTACGGTGTGACATTCCCTATGATGGCGCGAGCTTCGCTGTCTGGCACTAGTGCCAACCCAGTATTTGCCGAGATACAGCAGCAAGCAGGCGTAACACCCAAGTGGAACTTCTACAAATTCTTGATCAGTAAAGAAGGCAAAGTGGTCGCAACCTTTCCTAGCTCAATATCTCCAGTGAGTGCCACACTCAAAAACGCGATTGAGCAACAGTTATGA
- a CDS encoding ABC1 kinase family protein has product MSAKERNLPTHRISRFSKFASLATRVAGNVLTEGTKQIAQGNRPKAKDLLLTPQNIARLTDQLAHLRGAAMKLGQMLSMDAGDVLEPELADILSRLRSDADPLPTKQLNQVLESSLGNHWKTEFLSFNFKPIASASIGQVHQAYSDAGDKLAVKVQYPGIRKSIDSDVDNVGTLLNIVGLIPKSVDYKGLLEEAKKQLHDEADYAREADYATRYHDALKAHSHFVVPKIHQQVSSESVLAMDFIEGVSIEQIESYDQSTRDFVMHSLLELLFRELFDFKMVQTDPNFANYLYVENTRQIGLLDFGATREYSDRFSEGYRLAFSSVINNDEQGLNQALEQIGFFSETILPDQRQAILNLVTMACEPMLVDEEYDFKASGLAQKLREAGTILSMEQEYWHTPPADALFLHRKIGGMYLLAARLGAKVNISRLVAPYLMSESKSTTKNERGNDSESDSK; this is encoded by the coding sequence ATGTCGGCAAAAGAGAGAAACCTTCCCACACATCGAATTTCTAGATTCAGTAAGTTTGCCTCGCTGGCGACAAGGGTCGCGGGCAATGTGCTAACGGAAGGCACCAAACAGATTGCACAGGGCAACAGGCCCAAAGCAAAAGACTTATTGTTAACGCCACAAAACATTGCTCGCCTGACCGATCAACTCGCACACCTGCGCGGTGCGGCTATGAAGTTAGGGCAGATGCTGTCAATGGATGCGGGTGACGTCTTGGAGCCGGAGTTAGCCGACATTCTTTCTCGCCTGCGTTCAGACGCCGATCCGCTGCCAACCAAACAACTCAATCAAGTCTTAGAAAGCTCGCTCGGGAACCATTGGAAAACAGAATTCCTGTCCTTCAACTTTAAACCGATTGCCAGTGCGTCTATCGGCCAAGTTCACCAAGCCTATAGCGATGCGGGGGACAAACTCGCCGTCAAAGTCCAATACCCAGGCATTCGAAAAAGCATCGACAGCGATGTTGATAACGTCGGCACACTGCTCAATATTGTTGGCTTGATACCAAAGTCGGTCGACTACAAAGGCTTGTTAGAAGAGGCAAAGAAACAGCTCCACGATGAAGCGGACTATGCTCGTGAGGCTGACTACGCGACTCGTTATCATGATGCATTAAAAGCGCACTCTCACTTCGTGGTACCTAAGATCCATCAGCAAGTCTCTTCAGAATCCGTGCTCGCCATGGACTTCATCGAGGGCGTTTCGATAGAGCAAATCGAAAGTTACGACCAAAGCACACGTGACTTTGTAATGCACAGCTTGCTCGAGCTTCTGTTCAGAGAATTGTTCGATTTCAAGATGGTGCAAACCGATCCCAATTTCGCCAACTACTTATACGTTGAAAACACCCGACAAATTGGCTTATTAGATTTCGGAGCAACCCGAGAATACAGCGACCGCTTCAGTGAGGGTTATCGCTTAGCCTTTTCGTCAGTGATTAATAACGATGAGCAAGGGCTCAACCAAGCGTTAGAGCAAATTGGATTCTTTAGCGAGACAATCCTCCCCGATCAACGCCAAGCGATTCTAAACCTCGTAACAATGGCCTGTGAACCGATGTTGGTTGACGAAGAGTACGACTTCAAAGCCAGTGGATTAGCACAAAAGCTTCGTGAAGCGGGCACCATATTGAGCATGGAGCAAGAGTATTGGCACACACCGCCCGCCGATGCGCTGTTCCTACACCGAAAAATTGGTGGCATGTATCTATTAGCGGCGCGTCTTGGTGCGAAAGTGAATATCAGCCGTTTGGTCGCTCCATATCTTATGTCAGAGAGCAAAAGCACAACTAAAAACGAGAGGGGAAACGATAGCGAAAGCGACAGTAAATAA
- a CDS encoding thiol-disulfide oxidoreductase DCC family protein, with the protein MTALTIFYDGTCPLCAKEMAALTMSDSKDQIQTVDIYSEAFSNYPQIDAEAANTILHALDENGKLLLGLDVTYQAWKLVGKGWLYAPLRWAIFKPMADWCYLRFAKNRYKISFWLTGKSRCNGNSCTK; encoded by the coding sequence ATGACTGCATTAACGATATTTTACGATGGAACCTGTCCACTTTGTGCAAAAGAGATGGCAGCGCTGACTATGTCTGATTCCAAAGATCAGATCCAGACCGTCGATATCTACAGTGAAGCGTTTTCAAACTACCCGCAAATAGATGCCGAGGCAGCCAATACAATCTTGCATGCACTGGACGAAAACGGAAAGCTGTTGCTTGGTTTAGATGTGACTTACCAAGCGTGGAAGCTAGTAGGAAAGGGTTGGCTGTATGCCCCATTACGTTGGGCGATCTTTAAGCCAATGGCAGACTGGTGTTATCTACGGTTTGCCAAGAATCGATATAAAATTTCGTTCTGGCTAACCGGAAAGTCACGTTGCAACGGTAACAGCTGCACTAAATAG